The nucleotide sequence GCAGGCTGAGGATCAGCCCGAGAAAGATAAGATTGCCGCGGCGGCGGCGGCGCAGGTCGGCGACGAATTCCATTTTTTGTTTCTCCAGTTGGGCCGCAGGCGGCCGGTTGTGTGGCGAACGCCACGTGTTTTCGATGTCAGCGAAGTTCATGGGACATTTCCTCCATTGCGTCGGTCAGTTTCTGTTTCAGGCGGTTCAGCTTCACCCCGACGTTGCTTTCGGTGAGGCCGTGAATCTCCGCCATGCCGGCGTAACTGACGCCGTCGAGGTGGAGCAAGATGAGGGACCGGTCCACCGGCGGGAGCCGGCGGATCTGCGCGTAAAGCAGTTCGAGCGCCTCGCGTTCCCGGATCCCTGCGGCTGGCTCGGCGTGCGTGGCGCGCCAGGCATCGGCCTCGAATCGGTCCACCTGCCGGCGGTAGTTCCGCTCGGTGCGCTTCCAGGTCAGCGCGGTGTTGTGGGCCACCCGATAGATGAAGGTCGAGGGTTGCGCCCCGCCGCGGTAAGCCGGCACCGCCCGCCACACCGCGAGCAACAGCTCCTGCATCAGGTCGTGCCGGTCCGTCCCCTCGGCGAATCCGTTCACCACGTGGTGCAACACCGCCG is from Lacunisphaera limnophila and encodes:
- a CDS encoding RNA polymerase sigma factor, whose protein sequence is MQAAEQHLLFERWLAEHAAVLHHVVNGFAEGTDRHDLMQELLLAVWRAVPAYRGGAQPSTFIYRVAHNTALTWKRTERNYRRQVDRFEADAWRATHAEPAAGIREREALELLYAQIRRLPPVDRSLILLHLDGVSYAGMAEIHGLTESNVGVKLNRLKQKLTDAMEEMSHELR